One Pseudochaenichthys georgianus chromosome 4, fPseGeo1.2, whole genome shotgun sequence DNA window includes the following coding sequences:
- the LOC117445941 gene encoding glutathione hydrolase-like YwrD proenzyme isoform X3, which translates to MDTDCDLSFCSRRSPVVCLHGCAASSQPIASSLGLDILKRGGNAADAAVAIAAALAVTEPCSTGPGGDAFCLFYNGETGEITGINGSGRLPRAQTLDFLEGRGYTAGAPPSPSDALNVTVPGAPACWCDTVQLFGSHKLSLQEVLSGASELAEVGFPVADVTAHHWAKWVAALRDDGKELGGDLLIDGHAPKCGQVFRNPNLAQTLKELGEHGKPAFYQGRVAQAIVNIIIQNGGVMTLDDLSSHDSEVVTPISTEYKGVRLWEPPPNSQGLAALLLLNILDNFPLKAAGHNSSDYIHVLVEAVRLAQTDAVRYLGDPDHVTIPLETLLDKSYSHQRAQRIRMDRCVVMEEVEPGLMTGSDTVYFCVIDSQGNACSFVNSTYMGFGSGLVPKDCGFSLQNRGASFSLHRGHVNCVAGWKRPFHTIIPALLTDSATTSEKPVLLAALGVMGALMQPQGHVQVLLNMLEFGMNPQQALDAPRVYVQYDHTTEQWSVNLEEGVGQEVAEELRRRGHKVNWPITGHKRSQFGRGQIITVGDWWNPSVNQTDPPSRVLWAGSDPRADGCAIGY; encoded by the exons ATGGATACCGACTGCGACTTGTCTTTCTGCTCTCGTCGGTCTCCTGTGGTGTGTTTACACGGCTGCGCGGCGTCCAGCCAGCCGATAGCCTCCAGTTTAGGACTCG ACATCCTTAAGCGTGGTGGCAATGCAGCAGATGCTGCGGTTGCCATAGCAGCAGCACTAGCGGTAACAGAGCCATGCAGCACTGGACCTGGTGGAGACGCCTTCTGCTTGTTCTACAACGGAGAAACCGGAGAGATCACAGGAATTAACGGCAG TGGTCGTTTGCCCAGGGCGCAGACCTTGGACTTCCTGGAAGGACGTGGTTACACTGCGGGGGCTCCTCCTTCACCTTCTGATGCCCTGAATGTCACAGTACCAGGGGCCCCTGCATGCTGGTGCGATACCGTGCAGCTATTTGGAAGTCACAAG CTGTCCTTGCAGGAGGTGCTGAGCGGGGCATCAGAGCTTGCAGAGGTGGGGTTTCCTGTTGCCGACGTAACAGCTCACCACTGGGCGAAATGGGTGGCTGCTCTGAGAGATGATGGGAAGGAACTAGGCGGAGACCTGCTAATTGATGGTCATGCTCCTAAATGTGGTCAAGTATTCAGAAATCCTAACCTGGCCCAGACCCTGAAG GAGCTGGGAGAGCATGGCAAACCAGCTTTTTACCAGGGCAGAGTGGCCCAAGCCATCGTCAATATCATAATCCAAAATGGAGGAGTCATGACACTGGATGATCTCAGCAGCCATGACAGTGAGGTCGTCACCCCTATTAGCACAGAATACAAG GGTGTGCGTCTGTGGGAGCCTCCTCCTAACAGTCAGGGATTGGCTGCCCTGCTGCTACTCAACATCCTGGACAACTTCCCTCTCAAAG ctgcagGCCACAACAGCTCTGACTACATCCATGTACTGGTGGAGGCTGTGCGCTTGGCACAAACAGATGCTGTGCGTTACCTGGGTGACCCTGACCATGTGACCATCCCTTTGGAAACGTTGCTGGACAAGAGCTACAGCCACCAGCGAGCACAGCGCATACGCATGGAcaggtgtgt GGTCATGGAAGAGGTTGAGCCCGGCTTGATGACAGGAAGTGACACAGTCTATTTTTGTGTGATCGACAGCCAGGGCAACGCTTGTTCATTTGTCAACAGCACATACATGGGCTTTGGCAGTGGGCTGGTCCCTAAGGATTGTGGATTCTCACTACAG AACCGGGGTGCCAGCTTTTCTCTGCATCGTGGCCATGTCAACTGTGTCGCTGGATGGAAGCGGCCGTTTCACACTATAATACCTGCACTTCTCACTGACTCTGCAACCACATCAGAAAAACCAGTCCTCCTTGCTGCGCTGGGGGTGATGGGCGCTTTGATGCAACCGCAAGGACACGTCCAA GTGTTGCTAAATATGTTGGAGTTTGGGATGAATCCTCAACAGGCTCTAGACGCACCAAGAGTCTATGTACAATATGACCACACAA CTGAGCAGTGGTCTGTTAATCTGGAGGAGGGCGTCGGCCAGGAAGTAGCTGAGGAGCTGAGAAGAAGGGGCCACAAAGTCAACTGGCCAATCACAG GCCACAAACGGTCTCAGTTTGGGCGGGGACAGATCATCACAGTGGGGGATTGGTGGAACCcatctgtcaatcaaactgaTCCTCCATCCAGGGTGCTGTGGGCGGGATCTGACCCCAGAGCAGACGGATGTGCTATTGGATACTAA
- the LOC117445941 gene encoding glutathione hydrolase-like YwrD proenzyme isoform X1, which yields MSPDILVSNTIRELYGCGILSGGGGAVLSASKTAGDSGPPLDILKRGGNAADAAVAIAAALAVTEPCSTGPGGDAFCLFYNGETGEITGINGSGRLPRAQTLDFLEGRGYTAGAPPSPSDALNVTVPGAPACWCDTVQLFGSHKLSLQEVLSGASELAEVGFPVADVTAHHWAKWVAALRDDGKELGGDLLIDGHAPKCGQVFRNPNLAQTLKELGEHGKPAFYQGRVAQAIVNIIIQNGGVMTLDDLSSHDSEVVTPISTEYKGVRLWEPPPNSQGLAALLLLNILDNFPLKAAGHNSSDYIHVLVEAVRLAQTDAVRYLGDPDHVTIPLETLLDKSYSHQRAQRIRMDRCVVMEEVEPGLMTGSDTVYFCVIDSQGNACSFVNSTYMGFGSGLVPKDCGFSLQNRGASFSLHRGHVNCVAGWKRPFHTIIPALLTDSATTSEKPVLLAALGVMGALMQPQGHVQVLLNMLEFGMNPQQALDAPRVYVQYDHTTEQWSVNLEEGVGQEVAEELRRRGHKVNWPITGHKRSQFGRGQIITVGDWWNPSVNQTDPPSRVLWAGSDPRADGCAIGY from the exons aTGTCACCTGACATTTTGGTGTCCAATACAATTAGGGAATTATATGGGTGTGGCATTTTGTCTGGGGGTGGAGGAGCCGTCCTTTCTGCAAGCAAAACTGCAGGGGACTCAGGGCCACCACTTG ACATCCTTAAGCGTGGTGGCAATGCAGCAGATGCTGCGGTTGCCATAGCAGCAGCACTAGCGGTAACAGAGCCATGCAGCACTGGACCTGGTGGAGACGCCTTCTGCTTGTTCTACAACGGAGAAACCGGAGAGATCACAGGAATTAACGGCAG TGGTCGTTTGCCCAGGGCGCAGACCTTGGACTTCCTGGAAGGACGTGGTTACACTGCGGGGGCTCCTCCTTCACCTTCTGATGCCCTGAATGTCACAGTACCAGGGGCCCCTGCATGCTGGTGCGATACCGTGCAGCTATTTGGAAGTCACAAG CTGTCCTTGCAGGAGGTGCTGAGCGGGGCATCAGAGCTTGCAGAGGTGGGGTTTCCTGTTGCCGACGTAACAGCTCACCACTGGGCGAAATGGGTGGCTGCTCTGAGAGATGATGGGAAGGAACTAGGCGGAGACCTGCTAATTGATGGTCATGCTCCTAAATGTGGTCAAGTATTCAGAAATCCTAACCTGGCCCAGACCCTGAAG GAGCTGGGAGAGCATGGCAAACCAGCTTTTTACCAGGGCAGAGTGGCCCAAGCCATCGTCAATATCATAATCCAAAATGGAGGAGTCATGACACTGGATGATCTCAGCAGCCATGACAGTGAGGTCGTCACCCCTATTAGCACAGAATACAAG GGTGTGCGTCTGTGGGAGCCTCCTCCTAACAGTCAGGGATTGGCTGCCCTGCTGCTACTCAACATCCTGGACAACTTCCCTCTCAAAG ctgcagGCCACAACAGCTCTGACTACATCCATGTACTGGTGGAGGCTGTGCGCTTGGCACAAACAGATGCTGTGCGTTACCTGGGTGACCCTGACCATGTGACCATCCCTTTGGAAACGTTGCTGGACAAGAGCTACAGCCACCAGCGAGCACAGCGCATACGCATGGAcaggtgtgt GGTCATGGAAGAGGTTGAGCCCGGCTTGATGACAGGAAGTGACACAGTCTATTTTTGTGTGATCGACAGCCAGGGCAACGCTTGTTCATTTGTCAACAGCACATACATGGGCTTTGGCAGTGGGCTGGTCCCTAAGGATTGTGGATTCTCACTACAG AACCGGGGTGCCAGCTTTTCTCTGCATCGTGGCCATGTCAACTGTGTCGCTGGATGGAAGCGGCCGTTTCACACTATAATACCTGCACTTCTCACTGACTCTGCAACCACATCAGAAAAACCAGTCCTCCTTGCTGCGCTGGGGGTGATGGGCGCTTTGATGCAACCGCAAGGACACGTCCAA GTGTTGCTAAATATGTTGGAGTTTGGGATGAATCCTCAACAGGCTCTAGACGCACCAAGAGTCTATGTACAATATGACCACACAA CTGAGCAGTGGTCTGTTAATCTGGAGGAGGGCGTCGGCCAGGAAGTAGCTGAGGAGCTGAGAAGAAGGGGCCACAAAGTCAACTGGCCAATCACAG GCCACAAACGGTCTCAGTTTGGGCGGGGACAGATCATCACAGTGGGGGATTGGTGGAACCcatctgtcaatcaaactgaTCCTCCATCCAGGGTGCTGTGGGCGGGATCTGACCCCAGAGCAGACGGATGTGCTATTGGATACTAA
- the LOC117445941 gene encoding glutathione hydrolase-like YwrD proenzyme isoform X4: MDTDCDLSFCSRRSPVVCLHGCAASSQPIASSLGLDILKRGGNAADAAVAIAAALAVTEPCSTGPGGDAFCLFYNGETGEITGINGSGRLPRAQTLDFLEGRGYTAGAPPSPSDALNVTVPGAPACWCDTVQLFGSHKLSLQEVLSGASELAEVGFPVADVTAHHWAKWVAALRDDGKELGGDLLIDGHAPKCGQVFRNPNLAQTLKELGEHGKPAFYQGRVAQAIVNIIIQNGGVMTLDDLSSHDSEVVTPISTEYKGVRLWEPPPNSQGLAALLLLNILDNFPLKAAGHNSSDYIHVLVEAVRLAQTDAVRYLGDPDHVTIPLETLLDKSYSHQRAQRIRMDRVMEEVEPGLMTGSDTVYFCVIDSQGNACSFVNSTYMGFGSGLVPKDCGFSLQNRGASFSLHRGHVNCVAGWKRPFHTIIPALLTDSATTSEKPVLLAALGVMGALMQPQGHVQVLLNMLEFGMNPQQALDAPRVYVQYDHTTEQWSVNLEEGVGQEVAEELRRRGHKVNWPITGHKRSQFGRGQIITVGDWWNPSVNQTDPPSRVLWAGSDPRADGCAIGY; this comes from the exons ATGGATACCGACTGCGACTTGTCTTTCTGCTCTCGTCGGTCTCCTGTGGTGTGTTTACACGGCTGCGCGGCGTCCAGCCAGCCGATAGCCTCCAGTTTAGGACTCG ACATCCTTAAGCGTGGTGGCAATGCAGCAGATGCTGCGGTTGCCATAGCAGCAGCACTAGCGGTAACAGAGCCATGCAGCACTGGACCTGGTGGAGACGCCTTCTGCTTGTTCTACAACGGAGAAACCGGAGAGATCACAGGAATTAACGGCAG TGGTCGTTTGCCCAGGGCGCAGACCTTGGACTTCCTGGAAGGACGTGGTTACACTGCGGGGGCTCCTCCTTCACCTTCTGATGCCCTGAATGTCACAGTACCAGGGGCCCCTGCATGCTGGTGCGATACCGTGCAGCTATTTGGAAGTCACAAG CTGTCCTTGCAGGAGGTGCTGAGCGGGGCATCAGAGCTTGCAGAGGTGGGGTTTCCTGTTGCCGACGTAACAGCTCACCACTGGGCGAAATGGGTGGCTGCTCTGAGAGATGATGGGAAGGAACTAGGCGGAGACCTGCTAATTGATGGTCATGCTCCTAAATGTGGTCAAGTATTCAGAAATCCTAACCTGGCCCAGACCCTGAAG GAGCTGGGAGAGCATGGCAAACCAGCTTTTTACCAGGGCAGAGTGGCCCAAGCCATCGTCAATATCATAATCCAAAATGGAGGAGTCATGACACTGGATGATCTCAGCAGCCATGACAGTGAGGTCGTCACCCCTATTAGCACAGAATACAAG GGTGTGCGTCTGTGGGAGCCTCCTCCTAACAGTCAGGGATTGGCTGCCCTGCTGCTACTCAACATCCTGGACAACTTCCCTCTCAAAG ctgcagGCCACAACAGCTCTGACTACATCCATGTACTGGTGGAGGCTGTGCGCTTGGCACAAACAGATGCTGTGCGTTACCTGGGTGACCCTGACCATGTGACCATCCCTTTGGAAACGTTGCTGGACAAGAGCTACAGCCACCAGCGAGCACAGCGCATACGCATGGAcag GGTCATGGAAGAGGTTGAGCCCGGCTTGATGACAGGAAGTGACACAGTCTATTTTTGTGTGATCGACAGCCAGGGCAACGCTTGTTCATTTGTCAACAGCACATACATGGGCTTTGGCAGTGGGCTGGTCCCTAAGGATTGTGGATTCTCACTACAG AACCGGGGTGCCAGCTTTTCTCTGCATCGTGGCCATGTCAACTGTGTCGCTGGATGGAAGCGGCCGTTTCACACTATAATACCTGCACTTCTCACTGACTCTGCAACCACATCAGAAAAACCAGTCCTCCTTGCTGCGCTGGGGGTGATGGGCGCTTTGATGCAACCGCAAGGACACGTCCAA GTGTTGCTAAATATGTTGGAGTTTGGGATGAATCCTCAACAGGCTCTAGACGCACCAAGAGTCTATGTACAATATGACCACACAA CTGAGCAGTGGTCTGTTAATCTGGAGGAGGGCGTCGGCCAGGAAGTAGCTGAGGAGCTGAGAAGAAGGGGCCACAAAGTCAACTGGCCAATCACAG GCCACAAACGGTCTCAGTTTGGGCGGGGACAGATCATCACAGTGGGGGATTGGTGGAACCcatctgtcaatcaaactgaTCCTCCATCCAGGGTGCTGTGGGCGGGATCTGACCCCAGAGCAGACGGATGTGCTATTGGATACTAA
- the tm4sf4 gene encoding transmembrane 4 L6 family member 4 produces MCSGSFAKCLGISLMPLAIVCVLCNILLFFPGGKPVEKDHITEQVWYFGGILGSGVLMIFPALVFLGLKNNDCCGCCGNESCGRRFAMLSSILFAAVGVAGAGYSVIVSAVAINEGPQCVVNTTEAVKFWDTPFSNGDYLSDKAIWPKCLEPPGVVSWHLSLFSVLLVMGLIQMALCAVQVVNGLLACLCGDCCGGSDAV; encoded by the exons ATGTGTTCAGGCAGCTTTGCCAAGTGTCTGGGAATCAGTCTGATGCCTCTGGcgattgtgtgtgtgctgtgcaaCATCCTGCTCTTCTTCCCTGGGGGGAAACCTGTGGAGAAAGACCACATCACAGAGCAAGTCTGGTACTTTGGAGGCATTCTGGGATCTGGAGTGCTG atgaTCTTCCCAGCTCTGGTCTTTCTGGGTCTGAAGAACAATGATTGCTGTGGTTGCTGTGGCAATGAAAGCTGCGGGCGGAGATTTGCG ATgctgagctccatactgtttgcAGCTGTCGGTGTTGCAGGGGCTGGTTACTCAGTTATAGTTTCTGCTGTGGCTATTAATGAAGGACCTCAATGTGTGGTTAACACTACCGAAGCAGTAAAGTTTTGGGACACACCCTTCTCAAATGG TGACTACCTGTCAGACAAAGCTATCTGGCCAAAGTGTTTGGAGCCGCCTGGCGTGGTGTCCTGGCATCTCTCCCTGTTCTCCGTGCTGCTGGTCATGGGTTTGATCCAGATGGCGCTGTGTGCTGTGCAGGTGGTGAACGGCCTGCTGGCATGTCTGTGTGGGGACTGCTGTGGAGGG AGCGATGCCGTCTGA
- the LOC117445527 gene encoding transmembrane protein 69-like — protein MLSLIFKRSTFAAKQVLHWAGPAQRCWTSVLPGASGGGSSSLQTCWASTVRDDRGAKSSSVLSSRRIEFFQRTQTHAAPSIVRNQHFHSSAVRLKKRPQLPEPPRELDLLRYDMKDLWKGPKPALYLGFAGLLPFVTPTLLMAVTENYYPELAYAQLAYGASILSFVGGARWGFTLPESSPAKPDWINLSNSVVPSLLACVSMMMSDSIVPAATMVIMGLGIALHYDLALLPTYPSWFKALRAVLTIVAFFSFLGTIIINGIYPEKKLFSD, from the exons ATGCTCTCTCTTATATTTAAAAGAAGCACCTTTGCAGCCAAGCAG GTATTGCATTGGGCAGGTCCTGCACAGAGATGCTGGACATCAGTCCTCCCCGGAGCCTCTGGTGGTGGATCCAGCTCCCTGCAGACCTGCTGGGCCTCAACAGTAAGAGACGACAGAGGAGCAAAATCTTCCTCTGTCCTCAGCTCCAGGAGGATTGAGTTCTTCCAAAGGACCCAGACACATGCAGCTCCATCTATCGTGAGGAACCAGCATTTCCACTCCTCTGCAGTGAGGCTGAAGAAGCGTCCCCAGCTCCCAGAACCTCCCAGAGAGCTGGATCTGCTGCGCTATGACATGAAGGACTTGTGGAAGGGTCCCAAACCTGCCTTATACCTTGGATTTGCAGGGCTTCTCCCCTTTGTCACGCCCACTCTGCTCATGGCTGTGACTGAGAACTACTATCCAGAGTTGGCTTATGCTCAGTTAGCTTACGGCGCCTCCATCCTTTCCTTCGTGGGCGGGGCTCGCTGGGGATTCACTCTTCCTGAGAGTAGCCCAGCCAAACCTGACTGGATAAATCTGTCCAACAGTGTGGTTCCCTCGCTGTTAGCCTGTGTGTCCATGATGATGAGCGACAGCATTGTTCCTGCAGCCACCATGGTTATCATGGGGCTAGGAATAGCGCTGCATTATGATCTGGCTCTGCTGCCCACTTACcccagctggttcaaagccctgCGCGCTGTCCTGACCATCGTggcatttttttcttttctgggtACAATTATAATTAATGGAATATACCCAGAAAAAAAACTATTCTCAGATTAA
- the LOC117445941 gene encoding glutathione hydrolase-like YwrD proenzyme isoform X2 gives MSPDILVSNTIRELYGCGILSGGGGAVLSASKTAGDSGPPLDILKRGGNAADAAVAIAAALAVTEPCSTGPGGDAFCLFYNGETGEITGINGSGRLPRAQTLDFLEGRGYTAGAPPSPSDALNVTVPGAPACWCDTVQLFGSHKLSLQEVLSGASELAEVGFPVADVTAHHWAKWVAALRDDGKELGGDLLIDGHAPKCGQVFRNPNLAQTLKELGEHGKPAFYQGRVAQAIVNIIIQNGGVMTLDDLSSHDSEVVTPISTEYKGVRLWEPPPNSQGLAALLLLNILDNFPLKAAGHNSSDYIHVLVEAVRLAQTDAVRYLGDPDHVTIPLETLLDKSYSHQRAQRIRMDRVMEEVEPGLMTGSDTVYFCVIDSQGNACSFVNSTYMGFGSGLVPKDCGFSLQNRGASFSLHRGHVNCVAGWKRPFHTIIPALLTDSATTSEKPVLLAALGVMGALMQPQGHVQVLLNMLEFGMNPQQALDAPRVYVQYDHTTEQWSVNLEEGVGQEVAEELRRRGHKVNWPITGHKRSQFGRGQIITVGDWWNPSVNQTDPPSRVLWAGSDPRADGCAIGY, from the exons aTGTCACCTGACATTTTGGTGTCCAATACAATTAGGGAATTATATGGGTGTGGCATTTTGTCTGGGGGTGGAGGAGCCGTCCTTTCTGCAAGCAAAACTGCAGGGGACTCAGGGCCACCACTTG ACATCCTTAAGCGTGGTGGCAATGCAGCAGATGCTGCGGTTGCCATAGCAGCAGCACTAGCGGTAACAGAGCCATGCAGCACTGGACCTGGTGGAGACGCCTTCTGCTTGTTCTACAACGGAGAAACCGGAGAGATCACAGGAATTAACGGCAG TGGTCGTTTGCCCAGGGCGCAGACCTTGGACTTCCTGGAAGGACGTGGTTACACTGCGGGGGCTCCTCCTTCACCTTCTGATGCCCTGAATGTCACAGTACCAGGGGCCCCTGCATGCTGGTGCGATACCGTGCAGCTATTTGGAAGTCACAAG CTGTCCTTGCAGGAGGTGCTGAGCGGGGCATCAGAGCTTGCAGAGGTGGGGTTTCCTGTTGCCGACGTAACAGCTCACCACTGGGCGAAATGGGTGGCTGCTCTGAGAGATGATGGGAAGGAACTAGGCGGAGACCTGCTAATTGATGGTCATGCTCCTAAATGTGGTCAAGTATTCAGAAATCCTAACCTGGCCCAGACCCTGAAG GAGCTGGGAGAGCATGGCAAACCAGCTTTTTACCAGGGCAGAGTGGCCCAAGCCATCGTCAATATCATAATCCAAAATGGAGGAGTCATGACACTGGATGATCTCAGCAGCCATGACAGTGAGGTCGTCACCCCTATTAGCACAGAATACAAG GGTGTGCGTCTGTGGGAGCCTCCTCCTAACAGTCAGGGATTGGCTGCCCTGCTGCTACTCAACATCCTGGACAACTTCCCTCTCAAAG ctgcagGCCACAACAGCTCTGACTACATCCATGTACTGGTGGAGGCTGTGCGCTTGGCACAAACAGATGCTGTGCGTTACCTGGGTGACCCTGACCATGTGACCATCCCTTTGGAAACGTTGCTGGACAAGAGCTACAGCCACCAGCGAGCACAGCGCATACGCATGGAcag GGTCATGGAAGAGGTTGAGCCCGGCTTGATGACAGGAAGTGACACAGTCTATTTTTGTGTGATCGACAGCCAGGGCAACGCTTGTTCATTTGTCAACAGCACATACATGGGCTTTGGCAGTGGGCTGGTCCCTAAGGATTGTGGATTCTCACTACAG AACCGGGGTGCCAGCTTTTCTCTGCATCGTGGCCATGTCAACTGTGTCGCTGGATGGAAGCGGCCGTTTCACACTATAATACCTGCACTTCTCACTGACTCTGCAACCACATCAGAAAAACCAGTCCTCCTTGCTGCGCTGGGGGTGATGGGCGCTTTGATGCAACCGCAAGGACACGTCCAA GTGTTGCTAAATATGTTGGAGTTTGGGATGAATCCTCAACAGGCTCTAGACGCACCAAGAGTCTATGTACAATATGACCACACAA CTGAGCAGTGGTCTGTTAATCTGGAGGAGGGCGTCGGCCAGGAAGTAGCTGAGGAGCTGAGAAGAAGGGGCCACAAAGTCAACTGGCCAATCACAG GCCACAAACGGTCTCAGTTTGGGCGGGGACAGATCATCACAGTGGGGGATTGGTGGAACCcatctgtcaatcaaactgaTCCTCCATCCAGGGTGCTGTGGGCGGGATCTGACCCCAGAGCAGACGGATGTGCTATTGGATACTAA